One Aegilops tauschii subsp. strangulata cultivar AL8/78 chromosome 7, Aet v6.0, whole genome shotgun sequence genomic window carries:
- the LOC141026764 gene encoding protein STRICTOSIDINE SYNTHASE-LIKE 10-like: MCNPRTGNVTVLRSGLAFPNGMAVTLLLRHWLHAPTAGETEVLAELPRYPDNVHPDRGDQGWVLGGLEPKKAVGIERYHGELHEGRQGCRHRRCQERQGGRGAAGFSDSTVSEVVERNGLLWIGSVDTPYVRLFKFASL; the protein is encoded by the exons TGCAACCCGCGGACCGGCAATGTCACCGTGCTCAGGTCCGGCCTGGCCTTCCCCAACGGCATGGCTGTGACTCT GCTGCTTCGTCACTGGCTGCACGCACCCACGGCGGGGGAAACGGAGGTGCTTGCCGAGCTGCCGCGGTACCCGGACAACGTGCACCCCGACAGAGGAGACCAGGGATGGGTACTGGGTGGGCTTGAACCGAAAAAAGCAGTGGGAATAGAACGGTACCATGGCGAACTCCATGAGGGCCGTCAGGGTTGTCGTCACCGGAGATGTCAAGAACGGCAGGGTGGCCGTGGCGCTGCGGGGTTCAGCGACTCCACGGTGAGCGAGGTGGTGGAGAGGAACGGGTTGCTGTGGATCGGCTCCGTTGACACGCCCTACGTCCGTCTCTTCAAGTTTGCATCTCTCTAG